Within the Solwaraspora sp. WMMA2056 genome, the region TTATTCCTACTGAGACCAAGTTACGCGACTGTTACAGAGTGACCACAGTCGTCAATGAATCAGAATTTCCGCCATCCAGTGGTCAGGTTCAGACGACCGCACCGTCGTCGATGTCGTCATCCTCGTCGTGATCCGGGCGCAGCCGCCAGATCAACGTGACAAAGCCACCGACGACGCCAGCGAAACCGAGCAGGATGGCCAACCCACGGTCAACCGGAAGCACAGTCGGGAAGACGAACAGGATGAACCCCGCGACGATCGCGAGCACCCCGAGCACCGCTGCGGACGACAGCCGGGGCAGCGGCGGTGGCGGCGGCGGGGTGTAGCCCTCCTCCGGCTCGTCGGGCAGTCGGCTGCCGAACGTGTCCAACCCGTCCAGCAGGGACGGCTCGTCGCCCCGGCGGCCGATCGAGATGTTGGTGAAGCCGACCGCCCACGGCAGCGGATCGTCGGCACCCGCGCCCCGCGTCGGCCCGGTGTCCGCCGGTCCGGGACGCTCGGCCCCGGTGCGGCCCGCAGGGTCGGTGACGTCACCGGCGGTACGGTCGTCGCCGGCGCTACGGCCCGGGTCGGGGAGCTGCCCGGGGTACCGCTGCGGGGGTGTCGTGCCGGTGGCGTCGGTGCCGGAGCGGTCAGCCGGGGTCGCGTCGGCGGTGCCGTCGCCCACCGGCCCGGCTGCTGGCCCGCGTTGCCCGGTGGGAAGATTCTCGGCCGCCGGCCAGGGCGCGGGGCCCACGTCCGTCGGGGCGCTCCGATGGTAGTTGGCGATGATCCCGGCCCAGGCGGCCTCGACATCGGCATCCGGCGTCGCCCGCCGGTCGGGCGAACCGGTCGGGCCGGACCCGTCAGCGCCGAACGGCCCCGCTGCGCCGCCGGCTGCGCCGCCCGCTGCGGCCGTACCGCCCGACCCGTCAGCACCGGTGGACCCGGCGCCACCCGCCGGCCCGGTCGTCGCCCGGCCGCCCGGCGCGGCCGGGCCGTCCTCGGCGAGCTGCACCAGGTAGCCCCGGGCCGTGTCCAGGTGCACCCGGTCGACGAAGAGCCGGTCGATCGGCCGTGCTGGCACGGTCGTGGTCCGGGTCACCGGATTGACGTCCGACGACGGCTGCAGGTACGCGGCGATCCCACCGGCGGCGAGCACGTCGAGCAGGTGCTCGCCGACCCGTGGATCGACGTCGCCGGCCACCGCGTACTCGGATGCGTCGAGGCCGTTGTCCCGCCGCCCCCGGCGCGCGCCACCCGCAGACACCGAACCCTCTCCTCACCGGTCGCCGTCGCGCCCTGTCCCACCGGCGGCCCCGGCCGGGGCGTGCCGTGCCCTTGAATCGTGACACGCCGGGAGCCGGTTGCGGGAGTGCGTCGGGCGCGCCGTTCGCGCCCGGGGGCCCGCCGAAGGTCAGGAAGCGAGCGTCGGCGACCAGCCGTAGTCGTCGGCGCCCTGCTCACCCAGGCCCAGCAACCCGGGCGCCTTGTTGCGCAGCGCGAATCCCTGCACCTCGGGCAACGCCGGGATCGCCGCCTCCCGGTCCCCGGCCCGCCGGGCGGCACCGACGGCCAGCGCCAGCGCGATCATCCGGTCCGTGACGGCGTCGATCTCGCCGAACCCGGCCGCCGCCGCCGCGTACAACTCGTTGGCCCGGCGGTGGTCGCCGTCGGCGGCCGCCACCGCGGCGCTGACCGTGGCCAGCGCGGCCTGCGCCCACGGCGTACGGTGGCGCACCCGGTCGAGCATCGACCGCACCCGTACGGCGGCCGCCCGCCCGGCGGTCGCGGCGGCGAACGCGGCCGCGGCGATCCACTCGCCGCTGGCCAGGGCCGGCACCCTCGACCAGGAGTCGTCCAGCTCCGCCAGCAGGGCGGCCGCCTCGGCGTCGCGCCCCTGCAACGCCCGGCACAGCGCACCCAGGCCGAGACTGTTCCAGTACGGCCGGCGGAACCCGCTGTCGCGGGCCGCCCGGACCGCGTCGGCCACGTCGTCGACGTCACCGGCCTCGGCGCCGGGCACCGGCTCGCCGCGCAGCACCCGAAGGCAGCAGCGCAGCCCTCGGACCTGGATGTCCCACCGCCCGCTCGGGGTTTCGACGAAGGCGTCGGCGGCGGCCAGGAAGGCGGTGAAGTCGCCGGCGAAGTAGGCCCGCATCGCCTCGCCCGAGTACCCGGTGCTCTGCCCGGACCCGGTGGCGGCACCGGCCATCAGCTCCTGCGCGCCGGACCAGTCGCCCTCCTCGCACAACGCGTACGACAGGTTCTGCAGCGCCCGGGGCAGGGCCAGCAACTGCTGCTCGCGGCACATCGCGGTGGCCGCCCGCAGCTGGTCGAGGCCGTCGCGTTCGCCCGACTGGTAGCGGGCCATCGCGACCGTTATCCGCGCGTCGACCAGCGTCTCGGTCAGGCCGAGCCGCTCGGCGATCTCGGCGGCGGCCCCCGCCGCCGCGATCGCCGGATCCCGCTCGAGGTTGAGCATGTGCAACCGACCGAGCTCGGCGTACGCGTCGGCCTTCTGGTCGCTGTCGGGCAGCGCGTCGAACAGCTCCACCGCCCGGTCCAGGCACCGCAGCGCACCGGCGCGGTCGGTCCGTAGCCAGGCGGCCCGCCCCAACAGCGTCCACGCCCGCGCCGCGCAGCCCTGGTCCGCGACGGCGGACAGCGCGTCGGCCAGGGCCCGCAGCTGGTCGGCGCCACCGGCGGCGAGGAAGGCCGGGCCGTCGCGGAAGAAGGCGATCTCGGCGCCGAGCAGTTCCAGCTGCAGCCGGGGCCCCGCCTCGTCGGTGTCGGCGAGCCGGACCGCGTTCAGCGCCCGTTCGACGTGCCCGGCGGCGACGTCGAGAGCGTGCAGCGCGTAGGCCCGCCGGGCGGCCCGGTGCAGCGCGTCACGGGCCGGGCCGGCGTAGACACCGGTGTCCAGACCCAGCGTGTCGGCGATCTCGTGGGCGGCCCACCGGTGGTGCGCCAGGACCTCCGCCAGGTCGGTGTCGCGGTCGCCGGCGAGGGTGTCGAGCCAGTCGGCGGTACGGGCGTGCCGGGCCACCCGCTCGCTGCGCGGCAGCCGCTGGTAGCAGACGTCGCGGACGAGGACGTGCCGGAACCGGAACTCCGGCTGCTGCGCCATCGCCGAACTGGTCTGCTCGTGGACGAAGTCGCGGTGTTCCAGCCGACGCAGCGCCCGGTCGACCAGCTCCACCGACTGTCCCAGCGCGGCGGCCACGGCCCCCGGCCAGAACTGCACGCCGACCACTGCCGCGGCCAGCAGCACCGCCCGGTCGGCGGCGTCCAGCAGGTCGACCCGGTTGGCGATCACCCCGTGCACGCTGTCCGGGATCGCCAGGCCCGCGTCGTGGTCGAGCACCCAGCCGCGACCACTGCGCCGCAGCGACCCCTGTTCCATCAGCATCCGGACGTACTCGTGGGCGTACAGCGGGTTGCCGTCGGCCACCTCGACCAGCGGGCCGAGCAGGTCGGCGGAGAACGGTACGCCGCCGAACATGTGGGCGTACAGGGTGGCGACGCTGCTGTCGCGCAGCGGCGGCAGCGTGACGGTCAGCGCGCCGACGGTGCTCCCGGCCCAGGCCGGGTCCCGGCTGATCAGCTCGGGCCGGGCGGTGCACAGCAGCAGCAACGGCACCTGCCGGGCGGTGGCGCCGAGCAGTTCGACGAAGCGCAGCATCGCCTCGTCGGCCCAGTGCAGGTCCTCGAAGACCAGGACGGTGGGTTGGCGGGCGGCCAGCGCCAGCAGGAACCGTCGCCAGGCCGACTCGGTCTCCTCGGCCGGCAGGTTGCGGTGCGGGAGCCCGACGAGTGGGCGCAGCGCGTCGACCAGTCGGTCGGCCTCCGGCCCGACCAGGTCACCGACCGCCGTAGCGAGCCGCTGCGCGGCGACGGAGGCCAGGTCGGTGTCGAGGATGCCGGCCTCGGCCTTGACGATGTCGGCGAGCGCGGCGAACGTGACGTTCTCCCCGAACGGCGGGCAACGGCCGATCCGCCAGGTCACCGGTTGGTCGACCATCCGTTCGGTGTGCCGCAGCAGTTCCCGTACCAACCGGCTCTTGCCGATCCCCGCCTGACCGAGCACGGTCAGCACCTGGGGCCGCTGCTCCCGGATCGACCGGTAGAGGGCGTTGACGAGTAGACCGAGCTCGTGCTCCCGATCGATCAACGGGGTGGCGTCGGTCTGCCGGTCGACCGGTGGCGGACGCAGCGGAGCGAGCGCGAGCCACACCTCGGTCGGCGACGACCGGCCCCGCAGGGTCACCGTCGGCTGTGCGTCGTACCGGATCGCGTCCCTGGTCAGGGCGTGGGTCACGCCACAGACGAGCAGGCCGCCGGGCGGTGCTGCCGACTGCAGGCGGGAGGCGGTGACGACCACGTCACCGGCGACGAAGGCCTGGCCGCCGTCACGGGCGGCGGCGATGTCGACCAGCGCCTCACCGGTGGCCACGCCGATCCGGAACCGCAGCCCTTCGCCGGCGCCGTCGGTGAAGTCGTCGAGCGCGCGCCGCAGGTCGAGCCCGGTCCGGACACAGCGGACCGCGTCGTTCTCGGTGGCCACCGGGGCACCGAACAGGGCCATCACCGCGTCGCCGATGTACTTTTCGACCACGCCGCCGTACTGACCGACGACGCGGCGCACGACGGCGAAGTAGGCCGTCTGGGTCCGCCGGACCTGTTCCGGGTCGGCGCGTTCGGCGTACGGGGTGAAGTTGATCAGGTCGATGAACAGGACGCTGACCCGTCGACGGTCCTCGTGGCTCGGCTCGGTGACCGTTCGTCGGGCACCCTGTGGCTGTCCGCATGAGGTGCAGAAGTTCGCATCGGCCGGCAGCGGCCGGTCGCAGTGGGCGCAGATGGCGGTCAGCGGCGCACCGCAGCCGCCGCAGAAGCGGTCGGTGTCGGCTGCGGTTCGGCCGCACTTCTCGCAGGGAGCAGCGATGTCGGCCTCCTCGCGGATCGTCGAGTCGGGAGCCTACTGTCGCATCTGGCCGACCACCCTGGCCAGCGGCTCACGATTCGGGCGTGGCGGCGGGTGGTCCGGCACTGCGGGATGGTCCGCATCCGCAGCTCACCGCCGTGTTTCACGCCGAGTATCGCGGGTCCGGTCAACTGTCCATAACCGGGCTGTTGGCTAATGGACAGTCCATCGGTGGGTGGAACCGGGCTACATTCATTCCGCCAGTTCAGACCGAGCAGGGGAGTCCTGAGATGGTGTACGCGAGGTTGGAGAAGGACTGGACCGACCCGTCCGGCGTCGACCACTCCGCAGGGGAGATGGTCGATCTCGACGCCGGCACGTTGGCCAAGTTGGAGGAGGAAGGGGTCGTTTCCGAGTGGATCGGCCCGACCAGCGAGAAGGTCGGCACCAACTGGATCGGCCCGACCAGCACCCAACCCTGATCACGCAGGGGCAGGGCGGTACGCGTCAGCCGACGGGTACCGCCCTGCGGCCGGTCGGCGGTCGGCCGTACCGCGGCCGCGTGCCGGTCAGCGGTCGGCCATGCCGGCCCGACGACGCAACGCGGCGACGTCGGTGACCACGATCCGACGCCCCTCGGTACGCAGCCAGCCGCGGCTGCTGAACGAGCCGATGGCCTGGTTGACGCTCTGCCGGGAGCCGCCGGCCATCTCCGCGAGCTGACTCTGGTTCAACTCGATCGTGATCATCGGTGCGTGGCTCTCCCCGGCCAGCCGGACCAGGGTCTTGGCCACCCGGCCGGGCAGGTCGAGGAAGACGTGGTCGGCGTTCTGCTCGGTGAGCCGGCGGATCAGCGCGCCGAGCGAGCGCATCACCGCGTCGAGGATCCGTGGGTTGGAGTGGACCAGGTCCATGAACGCGCCGCGGGACAGGGCCAGCGCGGCACAGTCCTCGATGGCCTCGGCCGACGCCGAGCGGGTGGAGGCGTCCAGCAGTGACACCTCGCCGAGAACGTCGGGCGGGCGGATCACCGACAGCACCGCACGTTCGCCGGTGGGCGCGGTCCGGAAGACCGCGATCGCGCCTCGTTTGAGCACGATCAGCGAATCGCCGGGATCGTTCTCCACGAAGAGCAACTGCCCCTTACGGTAGGTGCGGGGCACGGCGGCGGCGATCACCCGCTGTCGGACCTCCGGTTCGAGGCCGGCGAACATGTCCACGCCGGTGAGCGCGTCACCCGGCTCCGGCAGGCGCATCTCCACGGTCCAACCCCTCCCCACCAAGGGCACCATCCCACCGAGGGCACCATCGCACCCGGCCGGGGATGCAGCACCGACGCGGGCGAACATGAAATAGATACCGTTCGGAGAACGGTGTCAACATCAGATCATGGCTGGCCTGTCGCGTGGTGTACACCCCCACAATCATTTCTGTGACAGTCCTGTGCCCGACAAACCGGCAGGCTGGTGGCCAGATCCACCGACGGGTGGGGGCCGACACGGGGGCCCGGTGGATCCGGCCGTGGGGAAGCGGTGCCGGCCGGGGTCCGTCCGTGGGGCGGTGTGGCCCCGGCCGGTACCCCGACGGGCCGCCGTCGACGCCGATCGGCGAGGATGACGGCGATGACGTACCGCTACTTCTACGACTGCGAGTTCATCGAGGACGGCCGGATCATCGACCTCGTCTCGATCGGCGTGGTCGACGAGCACGGCCGCGAGTTCTACGCGGTCTCCACCGAGTTCGACGCCGCCCGGGCGATCCCCTGGGTGCGCCGTAACGTGCTCGACAAGCTTCCGTCGCCGGCCGACCCGGCCTGGCGCTCCCGCGAACGGATCCGGGACGAGCTGTACGAGTTCCTGGTGGCACCGTTGCGCGCCGGTACGGCCGACGAGCTGGAGCTGTGGGCCTGGTACGCCGCGTACGACCACGTGGCCCTGGCGCAGCTGTGGGGCGCGATGCCGGCGCTGCCCCGCCCGGTGCCGCGGTTCACCAAGGATCTGCGGCAACGGTGGGACGACGCGGGCCGCCCGGCACTGCCGACGGCGGTCGCCGAGCGTCACGACGCGCTGGTCGACGCGCGGCACAACCTGGCCCGGTGGCAGGTGATCAGCCAGGCGTACCGCCGGTGACCGGGTCCGTCTCGACGGTGATCCTCGGGGTCTGGTCGCCTCGCCGCCGGGTGGGCCGATAAAGTGCGCACTGACGGCCCGCCCCGGGCCGGCAATGACGCCGACGGTCTGACCGGACTTCGTTCCTGGGGCTCGAGTGGGTCACAGATTCCTGGAGGATGAGCGGATCATGCGTATCGGCGTGCTCACCGGTGGTGGCGACTGCCCCGGCCTGAACGCCGTGATCAGGGCGGTGGTGCGCAAGGGCGTCGCCAGCTACGGTCACGAGTTCATCGGTTTCCGCGACGGCTGGCGCGGGCCGCTGGAGGGGCTGAGCAAGCCTCTCGGCATCGACGACGTACGGGGCATCCTGCCCCGTGGCGGCACCATCCTGGGGTCGTCCCGGACCAACCCGTTCAAGATCGACGGTGGGGTCGAGCGGATCAAGGAGAACCTGGCCGCCCAGGGTGTCGACGCCCTGGTCGCGATCGGCGGTGAGGACACCCTCGGTGTCGCCACCAAGCTGCACGAGCTCGGTGTCCAGGTGGTCGGCGTGCCGAAGACCATCGACAACGACCTCGGCGCCACCGACTACACCTTCGGCTTCGACACCGCGGTCAACATCGCGATGGAGGCCATCGACCGGCTGCACACCACCGCCGAGAGCCACCACCGCACCCTGGTGGTCGAGGTCATGGGCCGGCACGCCGGCTGGATCGCGCTGCACGCCGGCCTGGCCGGTGGCGCGAACGTGATCCTGCTGCCGGAGCGTGAGTTCGACGTCGAGCAGGTCGCGACCTACGTCGAGAAGCGCTTCCAGAAGCAGTACGCCCCGATCGTCGTGGTCGCCGAGGGCGCCCAGCCGATGGAGGGCCAGATGGTTCTGCAGAACCAGGAGCTCGACTCCTTCGGCCACGTCCGGCTCGGCGGCATCGGCCAGTGGCTCGCCGAGCAGCTGGAGGCCAAGACCGGCAAGGAGGCCCGGACCGTCGTGCTGGGCCACATTCAGCGCGGTGGCACCCCGACCGCGTTCGACCGGGTCCTCGCCACCCGGCTCGGCCTGCACGCCATCGACGCCGCCAACGACGGCGACTGGGGCAAGATGGTCGGGATCCGGGGCACCGACATCGTCCGGGTGCCGCTGGCCGAGGCGACCCGGGAGCTCAAGACCGTCCCGCTGGAGCGGTACACCGAGGCCGAGGTCTTTTTCGGCAGCTGACCGTCGTGGCGACGGGTGGGGGCGCGCGGCACACGTCCGCGCGTGCCCGTCCGTCGCCGGGCGTGTCGCATCAGCAGAGCGGAGTACGGATGCCTCCCGGCGCGCACAAGGTCGCGGTGATCGGTGCCGGCAAGATCGGTGAGCTGGTCCTGTCCGGACTGCTGCGCGCCGGTTGGCCGGCCGCACAGTTGCTGGCCACCACCCGGCGTCGGGAGCGGGCCGAGGACCTCGCCCTGCGGTACGGCGTTCCGGTGGTCGACAACCTCGTCGCGGTCACCGAGGCCGAGGTGCTGGCGGTGGCGGTCAAGCCGCAGGACGCCGCCGCTCTGCTGGACCAGATCGGCCCGAAGGTGCCGGCCGACAAGCTGGTCATCTCGTTGTGCGCCGGGCTGCCGACCGAGTTCTTCGCCCGGCGGCTGCCCGAGGGCACTCCGGTGATCCGGGTGATGACCAACACGCCGGCCCTGGTCGACCAGGCGATGACGGCGATCTCGCCGGGCCGGTACGCCACCGCCGCGCACCTGGCCCTGGCCGAGGAGATGTTCACGCCACTCGGCGCCACGCTGCGGGTGCCGGAGTCCCAGCAGGATGCGGTCACCGCGCTGTCCGGGTCCGGGCCGGCGTACTTCTACCTGCTCGTGGAAGCGATGATCGACGCCGGGATCCTGCTCGGGCTGCCCCGCCAGGTGGCCCACGAGTTGATCGTGCAGACGGCGATCGGCTCGGCCGTGATGCTGCGCGACTCCGGCGAGCACCCGGTCAAGCTGCGTGAGGCCGTCACCTCGCCGGCCGGCACCACGATCTCGGCCATCCGGGAGCTGGAGAACCACGGCGTACGGGCGGCCCTGCTCGCGGCGCTGGAGGCGGCCCGCGACCGGGCCCGTGAGCTGGCCGCGCAGCACACCTGAGGCATTCATTCACGTTCCAGGACTTCCGCCGAACGTGGCGATGTGGCTACCGTATGCAACAACGGTGGTTGTGGCGCCTGATCAGCGGAACCGGTTCGCGGCCGGGACCACCGTACCGACGTCGCATCGACACTTCCCCCTGCGGCGACGTCGTGGTGCCGGCCCTGGATGCCCCCCGGTGGCCGGCCGACCGGGGCGCGTTCCGCCGACGCGCCCTGTGCCGCCGCCGGCGCTCGGGCGTCCGGCGGCGGCCCGGGGGCAGCGGTGGTGGTGTCCGCCGGTCCGCTCGGTGGACCATACTGTCGGACGTGTTCACTCTCGCCCAGGCGCGGCACCTGATGGCAACCCTGCGACCCCGCATCGACGAGCTCGTGTCGCTGCGGGCGGACCTGGCCGAGTTGCGGGCCGACCTGGCCGCCGGAGTGCCGAGCCCGCACGGCGGGTTGGCCGAGGTCAAAGGGCTGGAAGCCCGGATCTACGGGATCATCGACGAGGTCAACGAGCAGGACATCCAGGTCAAGGGTGTCGCCCCGGTGCTGCTGGACTTCCCGGGCGAGCTCGACGGGCGCCCCGTGCTCTGGTGCTGGTTGGAAGGTGACGGCGAGATCCGCTGGTATCACCGGCTGGAGTGCGGCTTCTCTGGGCGTCGGCGCGTCTGAGCTGCGGCGCGGTCGCCCACCGCATCGAGATATCGACATCTTGACGAACGGTTGGACAGGTGAGTAGCGTCTCAGACACTTTATGGAAAGTTTCCTAACTAATAGGGAGACGCCTCATGAGAACATCCCTGCGCCGTGCCGTGTGGGCCGGCGCGCTGGCAGTGGTGACCGCTGCGGCGGCCGTGCCGGTCACCGCGGCGTTCGGCGCCGGCAGCATCTCCGCCAGCTTCGTCGCCACCTCCGACTGGGGCACCGGCCACGAGGTCAAGGTGACCGTCGCCAACGGCTCCGACGCCCCGGTGAGCACCTGGCGGATCGAGTTCGACCTGCCCGCCGGCACCACCATCAGCAGCTTCTGGGACGCCGACGTGACCCGCAGCGGCACCCGGTACACCGCGGTCAAGAAGAGCTGGGCCGGCAGCCTCGCCCCCGGTGCCTCGATCAGCTGGGGCTACATCGGCACCGGCGCCTTCCGGGCCCCGCAGAACTGCACGATCAACGGCGTCGCCTGCGGCGGCGGTCCGGCCCCGACGACCGCGCCGCCGACGAGCGTACCCCCGACCACCGCGCCCCCGACGACGC harbors:
- a CDS encoding DUF308 domain-containing protein — its product is MSAGGARRGRRDNGLDASEYAVAGDVDPRVGEHLLDVLAAGGIAAYLQPSSDVNPVTRTTTVPARPIDRLFVDRVHLDTARGYLVQLAEDGPAAPGGRATTGPAGGAGSTGADGSGGTAAAGGAAGGAAGPFGADGSGPTGSPDRRATPDADVEAAWAGIIANYHRSAPTDVGPAPWPAAENLPTGQRGPAAGPVGDGTADATPADRSGTDATGTTPPQRYPGQLPDPGRSAGDDRTAGDVTDPAGRTGAERPGPADTGPTRGAGADDPLPWAVGFTNISIGRRGDEPSLLDGLDTFGSRLPDEPEEGYTPPPPPPLPRLSSAAVLGVLAIVAGFILFVFPTVLPVDRGLAILLGFAGVVGGFVTLIWRLRPDHDEDDDIDDGAVV
- a CDS encoding adenylate/guanylate cyclase domain-containing protein, which produces MREEADIAAPCEKCGRTAADTDRFCGGCGAPLTAICAHCDRPLPADANFCTSCGQPQGARRTVTEPSHEDRRRVSVLFIDLINFTPYAERADPEQVRRTQTAYFAVVRRVVGQYGGVVEKYIGDAVMALFGAPVATENDAVRCVRTGLDLRRALDDFTDGAGEGLRFRIGVATGEALVDIAAARDGGQAFVAGDVVVTASRLQSAAPPGGLLVCGVTHALTRDAIRYDAQPTVTLRGRSSPTEVWLALAPLRPPPVDRQTDATPLIDREHELGLLVNALYRSIREQRPQVLTVLGQAGIGKSRLVRELLRHTERMVDQPVTWRIGRCPPFGENVTFAALADIVKAEAGILDTDLASVAAQRLATAVGDLVGPEADRLVDALRPLVGLPHRNLPAEETESAWRRFLLALAARQPTVLVFEDLHWADEAMLRFVELLGATARQVPLLLLCTARPELISRDPAWAGSTVGALTVTLPPLRDSSVATLYAHMFGGVPFSADLLGPLVEVADGNPLYAHEYVRMLMEQGSLRRSGRGWVLDHDAGLAIPDSVHGVIANRVDLLDAADRAVLLAAAVVGVQFWPGAVAAALGQSVELVDRALRRLEHRDFVHEQTSSAMAQQPEFRFRHVLVRDVCYQRLPRSERVARHARTADWLDTLAGDRDTDLAEVLAHHRWAAHEIADTLGLDTGVYAGPARDALHRAARRAYALHALDVAAGHVERALNAVRLADTDEAGPRLQLELLGAEIAFFRDGPAFLAAGGADQLRALADALSAVADQGCAARAWTLLGRAAWLRTDRAGALRCLDRAVELFDALPDSDQKADAYAELGRLHMLNLERDPAIAAAGAAAEIAERLGLTETLVDARITVAMARYQSGERDGLDQLRAATAMCREQQLLALPRALQNLSYALCEEGDWSGAQELMAGAATGSGQSTGYSGEAMRAYFAGDFTAFLAAADAFVETPSGRWDIQVRGLRCCLRVLRGEPVPGAEAGDVDDVADAVRAARDSGFRRPYWNSLGLGALCRALQGRDAEAAALLAELDDSWSRVPALASGEWIAAAAFAAATAGRAAAVRVRSMLDRVRHRTPWAQAALATVSAAVAAADGDHRRANELYAAAAAGFGEIDAVTDRMIALALAVGAARRAGDREAAIPALPEVQGFALRNKAPGLLGLGEQGADDYGWSPTLAS
- a CDS encoding Crp/Fnr family transcriptional regulator, giving the protein MEMRLPEPGDALTGVDMFAGLEPEVRQRVIAAAVPRTYRKGQLLFVENDPGDSLIVLKRGAIAVFRTAPTGERAVLSVIRPPDVLGEVSLLDASTRSASAEAIEDCAALALSRGAFMDLVHSNPRILDAVMRSLGALIRRLTEQNADHVFLDLPGRVAKTLVRLAGESHAPMITIELNQSQLAEMAGGSRQSVNQAIGSFSSRGWLRTEGRRIVVTDVAALRRRAGMADR
- a CDS encoding polyadenylate-specific 3'-exoribonuclease AS, giving the protein MTYRYFYDCEFIEDGRIIDLVSIGVVDEHGREFYAVSTEFDAARAIPWVRRNVLDKLPSPADPAWRSRERIRDELYEFLVAPLRAGTADELELWAWYAAYDHVALAQLWGAMPALPRPVPRFTKDLRQRWDDAGRPALPTAVAERHDALVDARHNLARWQVISQAYRR
- a CDS encoding 6-phosphofructokinase, which produces MRIGVLTGGGDCPGLNAVIRAVVRKGVASYGHEFIGFRDGWRGPLEGLSKPLGIDDVRGILPRGGTILGSSRTNPFKIDGGVERIKENLAAQGVDALVAIGGEDTLGVATKLHELGVQVVGVPKTIDNDLGATDYTFGFDTAVNIAMEAIDRLHTTAESHHRTLVVEVMGRHAGWIALHAGLAGGANVILLPEREFDVEQVATYVEKRFQKQYAPIVVVAEGAQPMEGQMVLQNQELDSFGHVRLGGIGQWLAEQLEAKTGKEARTVVLGHIQRGGTPTAFDRVLATRLGLHAIDAANDGDWGKMVGIRGTDIVRVPLAEATRELKTVPLERYTEAEVFFGS
- the proC gene encoding pyrroline-5-carboxylate reductase, encoding MPPGAHKVAVIGAGKIGELVLSGLLRAGWPAAQLLATTRRRERAEDLALRYGVPVVDNLVAVTEAEVLAVAVKPQDAAALLDQIGPKVPADKLVISLCAGLPTEFFARRLPEGTPVIRVMTNTPALVDQAMTAISPGRYATAAHLALAEEMFTPLGATLRVPESQQDAVTALSGSGPAYFYLLVEAMIDAGILLGLPRQVAHELIVQTAIGSAVMLRDSGEHPVKLREAVTSPAGTTISAIRELENHGVRAALLAALEAARDRARELAAQHT
- a CDS encoding DUF2203 domain-containing protein yields the protein MFTLAQARHLMATLRPRIDELVSLRADLAELRADLAAGVPSPHGGLAEVKGLEARIYGIIDEVNEQDIQVKGVAPVLLDFPGELDGRPVLWCWLEGDGEIRWYHRLECGFSGRRRV